From Leifsonia sp. fls2-241-R2A-40a, one genomic window encodes:
- the rsfS gene encoding ribosome silencing factor, with the protein MTASQHARDILQLAAAAADSKGGEDLVALDVSGPLPLTDAFLLVSGRVERNVIAIASEVEDRLNDAGVKTLRREGKSEGRWVLLDFGDLVVHVFHEEDRMYYALERLWKDCPTIPIELPVHENAE; encoded by the coding sequence GTGACCGCATCCCAGCACGCCCGCGACATCCTGCAGCTCGCGGCGGCCGCCGCCGACTCCAAGGGCGGAGAGGACCTCGTCGCACTCGACGTGTCCGGGCCGCTGCCGCTCACCGATGCCTTCCTGCTGGTCAGCGGGCGCGTCGAGCGCAACGTGATCGCGATCGCGTCGGAGGTCGAGGACCGGCTGAACGACGCGGGCGTCAAGACGCTCCGCCGCGAGGGCAAGTCCGAGGGCCGCTGGGTGCTGCTCGACTTCGGCGACCTGGTCGTGCACGTCTTCCACGAAGAGGACCGCATGTACTACGCGCTCGAGCGCTTGTGGAAGGACTGCCCGACG
- the nadD gene encoding nicotinate-nucleotide adenylyltransferase, translating into MELTETGRPRIGVMGGTFDPIHHGHLVAASEVAQSFDLDEVVFVPTGEPWQKGPVTPAEHRYLMTVIATASNPRFTVSRVDVDRDGPTYTIDTLRDLHRERPDAELFFITGADAIAQILSWRDVAELWELAHFVAVSRPGHDLSISGLPEQDVSLLEVPALAISSTDCRSRVSRGFPVWYLVPDGVVQYISKHHLYRSVA; encoded by the coding sequence ATGGAGCTGACGGAGACGGGCCGGCCGAGGATCGGCGTGATGGGCGGCACTTTCGACCCGATCCACCACGGCCACCTGGTCGCCGCCAGCGAAGTGGCGCAGTCGTTCGACCTCGATGAGGTCGTGTTCGTGCCGACCGGTGAGCCCTGGCAGAAGGGTCCGGTCACCCCGGCAGAGCACCGGTACCTGATGACGGTGATCGCCACCGCGTCCAACCCGCGCTTCACCGTCAGCCGCGTCGACGTCGACCGCGACGGTCCGACCTACACGATCGACACGCTGCGCGACCTGCACCGCGAACGGCCCGATGCCGAGCTGTTCTTCATCACCGGCGCCGATGCCATCGCGCAGATCCTCAGCTGGCGCGACGTCGCCGAGCTCTGGGAGCTCGCCCACTTCGTGGCTGTGAGTCGCCCGGGACACGACTTGAGTATTTCTGGATTACCGGAGCAAGACGTAAGCTTGTTGGAAGTTCCGGCCCTGGCGATCTCGTCGACCGATTGCCGGAGCCGGGTGAGCAGGGGATTCCCGGTCTGGTACCTCGTGCCCGATGGGGTCGTTCAATACATCTCCAAACACCATCTGTATCGGAGCGTGGCATGA
- a CDS encoding glutamate-5-semialdehyde dehydrogenase, with product MSSITDASATAASTTAAALSLHERLAAAKTASRALATATTEQKNRALRAIADGVIASGAEILSANELDLANGRENGLTTGLLDRLTLSTARLQGLAEAVLEVVGITDPVGQAVRGSALPNGVKITQVRVPFGVVGAIYEARPNVTIDIAALAIKSGNAAVLRGGSAAIETNRVLVRVLQDALASAGLPSDAVQTIDDFGREGAAELMTARGFVDVLIPRGSAELIQAVVTQSTVPVIETGAGVVHILLDESAREDWAVDIVRNAKVQRPSVCNAVETLLVHSAAAERLLPPVLDALRAEGVTIHADERALPFAEGGVPVTDEDYATEHMSLDISVKVVDDLDEAIEHIRRYSTQHTESIVTNDLENADRFLAEVDSAVVMVNASTRFTDGGEFGFGAEVGISTQKLHARGPMGLPELTSTKWIVRGSGQIRA from the coding sequence ATGTCCTCGATCACGGATGCGTCTGCCACGGCTGCGTCGACCACTGCTGCGGCGCTCTCCCTTCACGAGCGGCTCGCCGCCGCCAAGACGGCCTCACGCGCGCTGGCGACGGCGACCACCGAGCAGAAGAACCGTGCGCTGCGCGCCATCGCCGACGGCGTGATCGCGTCCGGTGCGGAGATCCTCTCCGCCAACGAGCTCGACCTCGCCAACGGGCGAGAGAACGGGCTGACGACTGGGCTGCTCGACCGACTGACGCTCAGCACTGCGCGACTGCAGGGGCTGGCCGAGGCCGTGCTCGAGGTGGTCGGCATCACCGATCCCGTGGGGCAGGCCGTGCGCGGAAGCGCCTTGCCGAACGGCGTCAAGATCACGCAGGTGCGGGTGCCGTTCGGCGTCGTCGGCGCGATCTACGAGGCGCGGCCCAACGTGACGATCGACATCGCGGCGCTGGCAATCAAGAGCGGGAACGCGGCGGTCCTCCGCGGCGGAAGCGCTGCGATCGAGACCAATCGCGTGCTCGTGCGGGTGCTGCAGGATGCGCTGGCCAGCGCAGGGCTACCGTCCGACGCCGTCCAGACGATCGACGATTTCGGGCGCGAGGGCGCGGCCGAGCTCATGACGGCTCGCGGTTTCGTGGACGTGCTGATCCCGCGCGGGAGCGCCGAGCTCATCCAGGCGGTCGTGACGCAGTCCACGGTGCCCGTGATCGAGACCGGGGCCGGCGTGGTCCACATCCTGCTCGACGAATCCGCGCGGGAGGACTGGGCCGTCGACATCGTGCGCAACGCCAAGGTCCAGCGGCCGAGCGTGTGCAACGCGGTCGAGACGCTGCTGGTGCACAGTGCCGCCGCTGAGCGGCTGCTGCCGCCGGTGCTCGACGCGCTGCGCGCCGAGGGCGTCACCATCCACGCCGACGAGCGCGCCCTGCCGTTCGCCGAGGGAGGCGTCCCGGTGACCGACGAGGACTACGCCACCGAGCACATGAGCCTCGACATCTCGGTGAAGGTGGTCGACGACCTCGACGAGGCCATCGAGCACATCCGCCGGTACTCGACGCAGCACACCGAGTCCATCGTGACGAACGACCTCGAGAACGCCGACCGCTTCCTCGCCGAGGTCGACTCGGCCGTGGTGATGGTGAACGCGTCCACCCGGTTCACCGACGGCGGCGAGTTCGGGTTCGGCGCCGAGGTGGGCATCTCGACCCAGAAGCTCCACGCCCGCGGTCCGATGGGGTTGCCCGAACTGACGAGCACCAAGTGGATCGTCCGCGGGTCCGGCCAGATCCGGGCGTAG
- the proB gene encoding glutamate 5-kinase encodes MTIDDRSQLPSARRIVVKVGSSSISGENAGQIAPLVDALAEAHGRGTQVILVSSGAIATGIPYLSLSERPTDLATQQAAAAVGQNVLIYRYQDSFDRYDIVAAQVLLTAGDMENPTHRSNAKRAMERLLDLRILPIVNENDTVATHEIRFGDNDRLAALVALLVQADVLVLLSDVDALYTRPPHEPGAARIEHVGWDDELEGVEIGSTGLSGVGSGGAVTKVSAARQAAERGTAVVLTATSLVSQALRGESVGTWFAPAPVDSVPDAQAGRLSTGSVAAVPADSAAS; translated from the coding sequence ATGACGATCGACGACCGCAGCCAGCTGCCCTCCGCCCGACGCATCGTCGTCAAGGTGGGCTCGTCGTCCATCAGCGGCGAGAACGCGGGGCAGATCGCCCCGCTGGTCGACGCCCTCGCCGAGGCTCACGGGCGCGGGACCCAGGTCATCCTCGTCTCCTCCGGCGCGATCGCCACCGGCATCCCGTATCTGTCGCTCTCCGAGCGCCCCACCGACCTCGCGACCCAGCAAGCGGCGGCCGCCGTCGGCCAGAACGTGCTCATCTACCGCTACCAGGACAGCTTCGACCGGTACGACATCGTCGCGGCCCAGGTGCTCCTGACCGCGGGCGACATGGAGAACCCGACCCACCGCAGCAACGCCAAGCGGGCGATGGAGCGGCTGCTCGACCTGCGCATCCTTCCCATCGTGAACGAGAACGACACCGTCGCGACCCACGAGATCCGGTTCGGCGACAACGACCGGCTCGCGGCGCTGGTGGCGCTCCTGGTGCAGGCCGACGTGCTGGTGCTGCTCTCCGACGTTGACGCGCTGTACACGCGCCCCCCGCACGAGCCGGGCGCCGCGCGCATCGAGCACGTCGGCTGGGACGACGAGCTGGAGGGTGTCGAGATCGGCTCCACCGGCCTCTCGGGCGTGGGCAGCGGGGGAGCTGTGACCAAGGTCTCCGCCGCCCGCCAGGCCGCCGAGCGCGGAACCGCGGTCGTGCTCACCGCGACCTCGCTGGTATCGCAGGCGCTGCGCGGCGAGAGCGTCGGCACGTGGTTCGCCCCGGCGCCGGTCGATTCCGTCCCCGACGCCCAGGCCGGGCGGCTTTCCACAGGTTCCGTCGCAGCCGTCCCCGCGGACTCTGCCGCGTCTTAG
- the obgE gene encoding GTPase ObgE, whose protein sequence is MATFVDRVTLHLRAGNGGNGCVSVRREKFKPLAGPDGGNGGNGGDIVLVADPQVTTLLGYHRHPHRSSDNGGFGMGDHRSGHTGEVLELPVPIGTVVKDADGNELADLSEPGMRFIAAPGGLGGLGNAALANPKRKAPGFALLGTPGWEGDVRLELKTVADIAFVGYPSAGKSSLIAALSAAKPKIADYPFTTLHPNLGVVQAGDVRYTVADVPGLIEGASEGRGLGLEFLRHVERCSALLHVLDCATLEPGRDPLSDLDVILAELAAYPVPEGQTPLLDRPQLIALNKIDVPDARELADFVRPELEQRGYRVFEISTVSHEGLRPLSFALGEVVERSRAERAAEEEARPRIVIRPKAVDDSGFVVKVEGGTDGPVYRILGAKPERWVAQTDFANDEAVGYLADRLAKLGVEDQLVRAGAIAGSTVVIGRDNGVVFDWEPTLTSTAELITAPRGTDTRLDLNQRPTRGQRRENYFERMDAKAEAREELRREREAGLWQDDSYDDNVVHSTDGRGGDEESTEE, encoded by the coding sequence ATGGCGACGTTCGTTGATCGCGTGACGTTGCATCTGCGCGCCGGCAACGGCGGCAACGGGTGCGTCTCGGTCCGCCGCGAGAAGTTCAAGCCGCTGGCCGGCCCGGACGGCGGCAACGGCGGGAACGGCGGAGACATCGTGCTCGTCGCCGACCCCCAGGTGACCACCCTTCTCGGCTACCACCGTCACCCGCACCGCTCGAGCGACAACGGCGGCTTCGGGATGGGCGACCACCGCAGCGGTCACACCGGCGAGGTCCTCGAACTCCCGGTCCCGATCGGCACCGTGGTGAAGGACGCGGACGGCAACGAGCTGGCCGATCTCTCCGAGCCCGGGATGCGCTTCATCGCCGCCCCCGGCGGGCTCGGCGGACTGGGCAATGCGGCCCTGGCGAACCCGAAGCGCAAGGCTCCCGGTTTCGCGCTCCTCGGCACCCCCGGCTGGGAGGGCGACGTCCGCCTCGAGCTCAAGACGGTCGCCGACATCGCCTTCGTCGGGTACCCGTCGGCGGGCAAGTCCAGCCTCATCGCCGCGCTCTCCGCCGCGAAGCCGAAGATCGCGGACTACCCGTTCACGACGCTGCACCCGAACCTCGGCGTCGTGCAGGCCGGCGACGTGCGCTACACCGTCGCAGATGTTCCCGGTCTCATCGAGGGCGCCAGCGAGGGCCGCGGCCTCGGGCTGGAGTTCCTCCGCCACGTCGAGCGCTGCTCGGCCCTGCTGCACGTCCTCGACTGCGCCACCCTCGAGCCGGGCCGTGACCCGCTCAGCGACCTGGATGTCATCCTCGCCGAGCTCGCCGCGTATCCCGTCCCCGAGGGGCAGACGCCGCTGCTGGACCGGCCGCAGCTGATCGCGCTGAACAAGATCGACGTGCCGGATGCGCGCGAGCTGGCCGACTTCGTCCGCCCGGAGCTCGAGCAGCGCGGCTACCGCGTCTTCGAGATCTCGACGGTCAGCCACGAGGGCCTCCGTCCGCTGTCGTTCGCCCTCGGCGAGGTCGTCGAGCGCTCGCGCGCCGAGCGGGCGGCCGAAGAAGAGGCGCGCCCGCGCATCGTCATCCGCCCGAAGGCGGTGGACGACTCCGGTTTCGTCGTCAAGGTCGAGGGCGGCACCGACGGACCGGTGTACCGCATCCTCGGTGCGAAGCCGGAGCGCTGGGTCGCCCAGACCGACTTCGCGAACGACGAGGCCGTCGGCTACCTCGCCGACCGCCTGGCCAAGCTCGGCGTTGAGGACCAGCTGGTCCGCGCGGGCGCGATCGCGGGCTCCACCGTGGTCATCGGCCGCGACAACGGCGTGGTCTTCGACTGGGAGCCGACCCTGACCTCCACCGCGGAGCTCATCACCGCTCCGCGCGGCACCGACACCCGACTCGACCTGAATCAGCGGCCCACCCGCGGGCAGCGCCGCGAGAACTACTTCGAGCGGATGGACGCCAAGGCGGAGGCCCGCGAGGAGCTCCGGCGCGAGCGCGAGGCCGGCCTCTGGCAGGACGACAGCTACGACGACAACGTCGTGCACAGCACGGACGGTCGCGGCGGGGACGAGGAGAGCACCGAGGAATGA
- the rpmA gene encoding 50S ribosomal protein L27: MAHKKGASSTRNGRDSNAQRLGVKRFGGQTVNAGEILVRQRGTHFHPGVNVGRGGDDTLFALAAGAVEFGNKGGRKVVNIVAAEA, translated from the coding sequence ATGGCACACAAAAAGGGAGCGAGCTCCACTCGCAACGGCCGCGACTCCAACGCGCAGCGCCTCGGCGTGAAGCGCTTCGGCGGCCAGACCGTCAACGCGGGTGAGATCCTGGTCCGCCAGCGCGGCACCCACTTCCACCCCGGCGTCAACGTCGGCCGTGGTGGCGACGACACGCTGTTCGCCCTCGCCGCCGGTGCGGTCGAGTTCGGCAACAAGGGCGGCCGCAAGGTCGTCAACATCGTGGCCGCCGAGGCCTGA
- the rplU gene encoding 50S ribosomal protein L21, with translation MVYAVVRAGGRQEKVEVGTIVTMDRIKARKDGKVELAPVLLVDGDKITSDAASLAKVTVTAEILDDLRGPKIHIQKFKNKTGYKKRQGHRQELTRVKITGIK, from the coding sequence GTGGTTTACGCAGTTGTGCGCGCCGGTGGCCGGCAGGAGAAGGTCGAGGTCGGCACCATCGTGACGATGGACCGTATCAAGGCCCGCAAGGACGGCAAGGTCGAGCTCGCACCGGTGCTGCTCGTCGACGGTGACAAGATCACCTCCGACGCTGCGTCGCTCGCGAAGGTCACCGTCACCGCAGAGATCCTCGACGACCTTCGCGGCCCGAAGATCCACATCCAGAAGTTCAAGAACAAGACCGGCTACAAGAAGCGTCAGGGCCACCGCCAGGAGCTCACGCGCGTCAAGATCACCGGCATCAAGTAG
- a CDS encoding DUF4031 domain-containing protein: protein MTVLIDPPAWPAHGMLWSHLVSDASLEELHAFAAANGIQRRAFDLDHYDVPDRRYDELVAAGAHPVPGKELVSRLIASGLRVRARDRVRKH from the coding sequence ATGACGGTCCTGATCGATCCCCCGGCATGGCCGGCACACGGCATGTTGTGGTCGCACCTGGTCAGCGACGCCTCCCTCGAGGAACTGCACGCCTTCGCCGCCGCCAACGGGATACAGCGCCGGGCGTTCGACCTCGACCACTACGACGTGCCCGACCGCCGGTACGACGAGCTCGTGGCGGCGGGAGCGCATCCCGTCCCCGGCAAGGAGCTCGTCTCGCGGCTCATCGCCAGCGGTCTGCGGGTACGGGCCCGCGACCGCGTCCGCAAGCACTGA
- a CDS encoding Rne/Rng family ribonuclease translates to MVDNENIDNTDNNETETGGRKRKGLFGTRRVVRKAPQAGYADASDPQIPVAESPEGEGTPEDDGTPEADVAPEAGVTPAAEAEPAQAAPATLEAQAVAAHEPPALPDQHGEVEPPLVAAAAPGLPPTTLLFQAPDPLPLPPLAESDEEEPAAGVRRRSRRRAGETGREGANDPANTVVKVRAPREPELITEPQKVKGSTRLEAKKQRRRDGRDAGRRRPVITEAEFLARRESVDRQMVVREKAGRIQIGVLEDKVLVEHYVARSQEASLIGNVYLGRVQNVLPSMEAAFVDIGRGRNAVLYSGEVDWDAVETGNQPRRIELALKAGDRVLVQVTKDPVGHKGARLTSQISLPGRYLVYVPGGSMNGISRKLPDTERSRLKKILKEVLPENAGVIVRTAAEGATEEQLTLDVNRLTAQWADISTRVESQQAPALLHSEPDLLIKIIRDVFNEDFQKLVIAGDEARQTIENYLRQVAPDLLDRVEPYTGERDAFDEFRITEQIEKALERKVWLPSGGSLVIDRTEAMTVVDVNTGKFVGSGGNLEETVTKNNLEAAEEIVRQLRLRDIGGIIVVDFIDMVLETNRDLVLRRLVECLSRDRTKHQVAEVTSLGLVQMTRKKLGLGLLETFSEACEVCAGRGVVVHHDPVVKHRQPQQQPQSDRRRGRGGNGSNSGNAGPSTNASGNGAAHTGTHAITDDAKNALAKIAASTIHHEEEAKAAEANLQGAGTEISVTEVTVTEVTATKKRRRKGRGGADRQQPEATTAEQATDGQATPAQDAAPEAAEATEAAEAPSDASNESLLPILDLPEPAVVAPASRSLDHETELLLDSVLDALPAPKEPGQGRGRSRRASTTVIAGGELAPKGE, encoded by the coding sequence ATGGTGGATAACGAGAATATCGACAACACGGACAACAACGAGACGGAGACGGGAGGACGGAAGCGCAAGGGGCTCTTCGGCACGCGACGCGTGGTGAGGAAGGCTCCGCAGGCGGGATATGCCGACGCATCCGATCCGCAGATCCCGGTCGCCGAGTCGCCCGAGGGCGAGGGCACGCCCGAGGACGACGGCACGCCCGAGGCGGACGTCGCGCCTGAGGCCGGCGTCACACCCGCGGCCGAAGCGGAGCCCGCGCAGGCTGCGCCCGCCACTCTCGAGGCGCAGGCGGTCGCGGCGCACGAGCCTCCGGCTCTGCCCGATCAGCACGGCGAGGTCGAGCCTCCGCTCGTGGCCGCCGCCGCGCCCGGCCTCCCGCCGACCACACTGCTCTTCCAGGCACCCGACCCGCTGCCGCTGCCTCCGCTCGCCGAGAGCGACGAGGAGGAGCCCGCCGCCGGTGTCCGCCGCCGTTCGCGCCGCCGCGCCGGCGAGACCGGCCGCGAGGGCGCCAACGACCCCGCGAACACGGTCGTCAAGGTCCGCGCTCCGCGCGAGCCGGAGCTGATCACCGAGCCGCAGAAGGTCAAGGGCTCCACCCGGCTGGAGGCGAAGAAGCAGCGCCGCCGCGACGGCCGCGACGCCGGCCGCCGCCGTCCCGTCATCACCGAGGCCGAGTTCCTGGCCCGCCGTGAGTCGGTGGACCGCCAGATGGTCGTCCGCGAGAAGGCCGGGCGCATCCAGATCGGTGTGCTCGAGGACAAGGTGCTCGTCGAGCACTACGTCGCCCGCTCGCAGGAGGCGTCCCTCATCGGCAACGTCTACCTCGGCCGTGTGCAGAACGTCCTGCCCAGCATGGAGGCGGCATTCGTCGACATCGGCCGCGGCCGCAACGCCGTCCTGTACTCCGGCGAGGTCGACTGGGATGCCGTCGAGACCGGCAACCAGCCGCGCCGCATCGAGCTGGCGCTGAAGGCCGGCGACCGCGTCCTGGTGCAGGTCACCAAGGACCCGGTCGGCCACAAGGGCGCCCGCCTCACCAGCCAGATCTCGCTGCCCGGCCGCTACCTCGTGTACGTGCCCGGCGGATCCATGAACGGCATCAGCCGCAAGCTCCCGGACACGGAGCGCTCGCGCCTCAAGAAGATCCTCAAGGAGGTGCTGCCCGAGAACGCCGGCGTGATCGTGCGAACCGCCGCCGAGGGCGCCACCGAGGAGCAGCTGACGCTCGACGTCAACCGACTCACCGCGCAGTGGGCCGACATCAGCACGCGCGTCGAGAGCCAGCAGGCGCCTGCCCTGCTGCACAGCGAGCCGGACCTGCTGATCAAGATCATCCGCGACGTCTTCAACGAGGACTTCCAGAAGCTCGTGATCGCCGGCGACGAGGCGCGCCAGACCATCGAGAACTACCTGCGCCAGGTCGCCCCCGACCTGCTCGACCGCGTCGAGCCGTACACGGGGGAGCGCGACGCGTTCGACGAGTTCCGCATCACCGAGCAGATCGAGAAGGCGCTGGAGCGCAAGGTGTGGCTCCCGTCCGGCGGGTCGCTCGTCATCGACCGCACCGAGGCCATGACGGTCGTCGACGTCAACACCGGCAAGTTCGTCGGTTCCGGCGGAAACCTCGAGGAGACGGTCACCAAGAACAACCTGGAGGCCGCGGAGGAGATCGTCCGCCAGCTCCGGTTGCGTGACATCGGCGGCATCATCGTCGTCGACTTCATCGACATGGTGCTCGAGACCAACCGCGACCTCGTGCTGCGCCGGCTCGTGGAGTGCCTGAGCCGCGACCGCACGAAGCACCAGGTCGCCGAGGTCACCTCGCTCGGTCTCGTCCAGATGACCCGAAAGAAGCTCGGCCTCGGTCTGCTGGAGACCTTCAGCGAGGCCTGCGAGGTCTGCGCCGGCCGCGGCGTCGTCGTACACCACGACCCCGTCGTGAAGCACCGTCAGCCGCAGCAGCAGCCCCAGAGCGATCGCCGTCGCGGTCGCGGCGGGAACGGCTCGAACAGCGGCAACGCCGGTCCGAGCACGAACGCCAGCGGCAACGGCGCGGCTCACACCGGCACCCACGCCATCACCGACGACGCCAAGAACGCTCTGGCCAAGATCGCCGCATCGACCATCCACCACGAGGAGGAGGCGAAGGCGGCCGAGGCGAACCTGCAGGGCGCCGGCACCGAGATCAGCGTCACCGAGGTGACCGTGACCGAGGTGACCGCGACGAAGAAGCGCCGCCGCAAGGGCAGGGGCGGAGCCGACCGGCAGCAGCCCGAGGCGACGACAGCCGAGCAGGCGACTGACGGGCAGGCGACCCCGGCGCAGGATGCGGCCCCCGAGGCTGCGGAGGCGACCGAGGCCGCCGAGGCGCCGTCCGACGCGTCGAACGAGTCGCTGCTCCCGATCCTCGACCTCCCCGAGCCCGCCGTCGTCGCGCCTGCGTCGCGCTCGCTCGACCACGAGACCGAACTCCTGCTCGACTCCGTGCTCGACGCTCTCCCGGCGCCGAAGGAGCCCGGCCAGGGCCGTGGCCGCAGCCGTCGCGCCAGCACGACCGTCATCGCCGGCGGTGAGCTGGCCCCGAAGGGCGAGTAG
- a CDS encoding vitamin K epoxide reductase family protein, protein MSASPAEAPYRRPTALAVFLIVAGLIGLWAAFMLTIDKFHLLEDPNAQLSCNFSVLVGCAKNLNSWQGSLLGFPNPLLGIGGWTATIAVGAGLLATRGRFARWYWIAFNVGVLLALVLVIFLITQSITVLNVLCPWCMVTWLVTIPTFWAVTLYNLKEGNIPLPERARAFFRTLYGWVPLITIVCYAIVAILAQIQLDWIHRAFI, encoded by the coding sequence GTGTCAGCCAGTCCTGCCGAGGCCCCTTACCGCCGCCCGACCGCTCTCGCCGTCTTCCTCATCGTCGCCGGACTGATCGGCCTGTGGGCCGCCTTCATGCTGACGATCGACAAGTTCCATCTGCTGGAGGACCCCAACGCGCAGCTGTCCTGCAACTTCTCGGTGCTCGTCGGATGCGCCAAGAACCTGAACTCGTGGCAGGGGTCGCTCCTCGGCTTCCCGAACCCGCTCCTCGGGATCGGCGGCTGGACGGCGACCATCGCCGTCGGCGCCGGGCTGCTCGCCACGCGCGGCCGGTTCGCCCGCTGGTACTGGATCGCCTTCAACGTCGGCGTGCTGCTCGCCCTCGTGCTGGTGATCTTCCTGATCACCCAGTCGATCACCGTACTGAACGTGCTGTGCCCCTGGTGCATGGTCACCTGGCTGGTCACGATCCCGACGTTCTGGGCGGTGACCCTCTACAACCTCAAGGAGGGCAACATCCCGCTGCCGGAGCGGGCACGGGCGTTCTTCCGCACGCTCTACGGCTGGGTGCCCCTCATCACGATCGTCTGCTACGCGATCGTCGCGATCCTGGCGCAGATCCAGCTCGACTGGATCCACCGCGCGTTCATCTGA
- the ndk gene encoding nucleoside-diphosphate kinase, whose protein sequence is MTSAVEETLVLIKPDGVARNLTGEILRRIEAKGYSLVDLRMLQADRELLAQHYAEHEGKPFYEPLVEFMESGPIVAIRLAGNRVIEGFRSLAGATDPTTALPGTIRGDLARDWGLKVQQNLVHGSDSPESAARELALWFD, encoded by the coding sequence ATGACCAGCGCCGTCGAAGAGACCCTCGTCCTCATCAAGCCCGACGGGGTCGCCCGCAACCTCACGGGCGAGATCCTGCGCCGGATCGAGGCGAAGGGCTACTCGCTCGTCGACCTCCGGATGCTGCAGGCCGACCGCGAGCTCCTCGCGCAGCACTACGCCGAGCACGAGGGCAAGCCGTTCTACGAGCCGTTGGTGGAGTTCATGGAGTCCGGCCCCATCGTGGCCATCCGCCTGGCGGGCAACCGCGTCATCGAGGGCTTCCGCTCGCTCGCGGGCGCGACCGACCCGACGACGGCGCTCCCCGGGACCATCCGCGGCGACCTCGCCCGCGACTGGGGCCTGAAGGTGCAGCAGAACCTCGTGCACGGCTCGGACTCGCCCGAGTCCGCCGCCCGCGAACTGGCCCTCTGGTTCGACTGA
- a CDS encoding DUF4233 domain-containing protein: MTDAPARRPRRQRSLRELLGSIVLGFELLVVFLGALVLFGLHALPAWVALGGGAALIVLTIVAIGLLRNTVGVVLGWIVQLVVVAAGFLVPAFFIVGAIFTAMWAYCMIAAARIDRNNQAAARAADNGTENP; the protein is encoded by the coding sequence GTGACGGACGCCCCCGCTCGCCGTCCGCGGCGTCAGCGCTCGCTCCGCGAGCTGCTCGGCTCCATCGTCCTCGGCTTCGAGCTGCTCGTCGTCTTCCTCGGCGCGCTCGTGCTGTTCGGGCTCCACGCCCTCCCGGCGTGGGTGGCCCTGGGCGGGGGAGCGGCGCTCATCGTGCTGACGATCGTCGCCATCGGCCTGCTCCGGAACACCGTCGGCGTGGTCCTCGGATGGATCGTGCAGCTCGTCGTCGTGGCAGCCGGCTTCCTCGTGCCCGCCTTCTTCATCGTCGGCGCGATCTTCACCGCCATGTGGGCGTACTGCATGATCGCCGCCGCACGCATCGACCGAAACAATCAGGCGGCCGCCCGTGCGGCCGACAACGGAACGGAGAACCCATGA